The following proteins are encoded in a genomic region of Debaryomyces hansenii CBS767 chromosome G complete sequence:
- a CDS encoding DEHA2G22352p (weakly similar to uniprot|P53114 Saccharomyces cerevisiae YGL151W NUT1 protein), whose protein sequence is MASSTATVSLHNLVKLCCKRNSTSKVFVSLYNQLEEKSPIQDNDYLSNLLQPDIKNKSKRESSLITEYILALAISSESQLEKFWKFLPEILLENQIHYMIELNSILLSKSNIERPSSDIFKEIVNNCFFKYTSSYISSLFPGISATQVSLLNHIIVVWCSVIRRSPFHLNTSSFKQLAVKIVSVLTECDLRNSLNYFISNTSSILNTDDLQVDSVQDSDDKKIAAIRSTTTIQLVNNISSINPKSRKATQLNVIKRYLWLNSIMKNWKFSNDVFLKQFEQNFLPNSSNNLKKPYVLAFELICAFFKGIVTSICSNESKYVLFNWKNFIITRLPTLLNDIKFTTSHVAPTSNDSSFKQETLDDAIINAFESFEDPVNKVLTQFSIDNLSICDLRQTFIKSCIYNKLIPVMSYHKIFTADNTVTDQFLNNGIEQVGQITSIRDEFETKLLNINTEFTTLEDSGLIEYINSLPGLLEFSATKQLELSETVDQVIEHLIDEKNIEKLYRLLLSVCNNLTTLNLICFNSNCGPFSILYKLINYIDNEDFNVDDDDNFQETYAFFGIIILAILLIIETFKIDYSQITVTNSYIVDYINEFYYRLCDSLTNISTSDTEEDNTIISNYNDLISDWINALFDDNNDGLSDDLIKSVNVKQIYKMIPIIYQQSIIATNSNKIDIKILNNGIDYLSQMFLIPCTLNIIKWLLRRIWADDPTLDCLPVQVLHELIKSNMGESDEPTSESKLFFQIVLKISGNSIISTLKKLNNWENSNLIKDIIEKVSNSVDPMYLENDLSIKLNERVNLYEQLKTNVINLVNNMNIYDYQFLNIFSSIDRDNELIRYIVEEITSYQKTNGGNEDTKLFINLSIFMILLDAIDNDDDKQYWIKRIKDTMVPVSSNSSGENRFDISMDYHYSSIFNNSDETSNNDYLFSGENNNSSVEIEGLKRKIGRHESLLNSFNKIKEFCDTEVQSTFVKSLRTFRDKLINELEVFTLNV, encoded by the coding sequence ATGGCTTCACTGACAGCAACAGTATCGCTTCATAACCTCGTGAAGCTCTGTTGTAAGCGGAACTCAACGAGTAAagtttttgtttctttgtACAATCAATTAGAGGAAAAATCACCtattcaagataatgattatttgtCGAATCTATTACAACCAGATATAAAGAATAAGTCGAAAAGAGAAAGCAGTTTGATAACAGAATATATCTTAGCATTGGCGATATCTTCTGAAAGtcaattggaaaaattcTGGAAATTTTTGCCTGAAATACTTTtagaaaatcaaatacaCTACATGATCGAATTAAACAGTATTTTACTATCGAAGTCAAATATAGAAAGACCTTCTAGTGatatattcaaagaaattgtaaataattgctttttcaaatatacTTCCAGTTATATATCAAGTTTATTTCCAGGCATTTCGGCCACCCAAGTTTCGTTGTTAAATCATATAATAGTGGTATGGTGCTCAGTAATTAGGAGATCACCTTTTCATTTAAACACTAGTTCTTTCAAACAATTAGCTGTCAAAATTGTATCCGTTTTAACAGAATGTGACTTACGAAACCTgttaaattatttcatatcaaatacttcatcGATATTGAATACAGATGACTTGCAAGTTGACCTGGTTCAGGATTCAGACGATAAAAAGATTGCAGCAATTAGAAGTACAACCACCATACAATTAGTCAATAACATATCCTCGATAAATCCAAAATCTAGAAAAGCAACTCAGTTGAATGTTATCAAAAGATATCTTTGGTTGAATTCTATCATGAAGAACTGGAAATTTAGTAATGATGTTTTTTTGAAACAGTTCGAGCAAAACTTCTTACCTAATTCTCTGAATAACTTGAAGAAGCCTTATGTTCTTGCCTTTGAATTAATATGCGCTTTCTTCAAAGGCATTGTTACTTCAATTTGCTCGAATGAATCAAAGTACGTTTTATTTAACTGgaagaattttataatcACTAGACTTCCaactttattaaatgacATCAAATTTACTACGCTGCATGTTGCACCTACCTCCAATGATTCAAGTTTTAAACAGGAAACTTTGGATGATGCAATAATAAATGCATTTGAGTCCTTTGAAGACCCGGTTAACAAAGTGTTAACACAATTCAGCATTGATAATTTGTCTATTTGTGACCTTCGCCAGACGTTTATAAAGAGTTGTATATACAATAAGCTTATCCCCGTGATGTCATatcataaaatatttactgCTGACAATACAGTAACAgatcaattcttgaataatggTATTGAACAAGTTGGTCAAATAACGTCAATTAGAGATGAGTTCGaaacaaaattattgaatattaatacagAGTTCACAACTTTGGAAGATTCGGGGTTAATCGAATACATAAATTCCCTACCTGGTTTACTAGAGTTCCTGGCAACTAAACAATTAGAATTAAGTGAAACAGTAGATCAGGTAATCGAGCATTTAATTGATgagaaaaatattgaaaagctATATAGATTGCTATTATCTGTTTGCAATAATCTTACaactttgaatttaatcTGTTTTAATTCGAATTGCGGACCCTTTTCGATATTATATAAGTTGATCAATTATATTGACAATGAAGATTTTAACgttgacgatgatgataacTTCCAAGAGACTTATGCCTTCTTCGGAATTATCATTCTTGCTATACTCCTAATTATCGAAACctttaaaattgattattcaCAAATTACAGTTACTAATTCTTATATTGTTGATTACATAAATGAATTCTACTACAGATTATGTGATAGTTTGACTAACATATCGACTTCCGATACAGAAGAAGACaatacaataatttcaaattacAATGATTTAATTAGTGATTGGATTAATGCGTTgtttgatgataataatgatgggCTTTCTGATGACTTAATCAAATCGGTCAATGTCAAacaaatttataaaatgaTTCctattatatatcaacAGTCAATTATTGCTACCAATTCGAATAAGATCGACATTaagatattaaataatggAATTGATTACTTGTCGCAGATGTTTTTGATTCCTTGTACTTTAAATATCATTAAATGGTTATTGAGGAGAATTTGGGCTGATGATCCAACTTTAGACTGTTTACCTGTTCAAGTTTTAcatgaattaattaaatctaATATGGGCGAAAGTGATGAGCCAACGAGTGAATCGAAGctattttttcaaatagttttgaaaataagtggtaattcaataatatcaacttTAAAGAAGTTAAATAATTGGGAGAAttctaatttaattaaagatataattgaaaagGTATCCAATAGTGTCGATCCAATGTATTTGGAGAATGATTTGAGCATAAAGTTGAATGAGAGAGTCAATTTGTATGAACAACTTAAAACGAACGTGATTAATTTAGTCAATAATATGAACATTTATGActatcaatttttaaatatattctcTTCCATTGATAGGGACAACGAGTTGATTAGATATATCGTGGAAGAAATAACCTCATATCAAAAGACAAATGGCGGAAATGAAGATACTAAGCTATTCATTAACCTATCgatatttatgatattACTCGACgctattgataatgatgatgacaaGCAATATTGGATTAAACGTATAAAGGACACAATGGTTCCTGTTAGTAGCAATAGCTCAGGTGAGAATAGATTTGATATACTGATggattatcattattctagtattttcaacaattcaGATGAAAcatctaataatgattatttgtttagtggtgaaaataataattcttctgtaGAAATTGAGGGTTTGAAACGCAAGATTGGAAGGCATGAAAGTTTGTTGAACAgtttcaacaaaatcaagGAGTTTTGTGATACTGAAGTTCAATCTACATTTGTGAAATCATTAAGAACATTTAGGgacaaattgataaatgaattagaagTTTTTACACTCAATGTTTAG
- a CDS encoding DEHA2G22374p (conserved hypothetical protein) yields MSSSVTTSSTTTPAYAKRKLELVPFNSQLEIIDKAILNLSKMSSNSNQYINVHRSGYNNNSGNNNPHNHSSNQNSQNKYALAAVAAAAAVQQQQQNYMLQQQSHQQSQQQQYKDINPYVFHAQGMSFNKDQGELSSSSSLMSEKSAPLPYDFQNNFITSNGSNNSVSSPTAGPLNQSPAIDPQNHALQSHLQPQLQNLSQPRMPGFIFDPMASDNSKIKSSSPTSLQSQATASSSKASNNSPPNLFLSTSSSGANAVNSVNSNNPVTTNFLESPSLLSGGKNISSNWPVNSSNTNAINHSSIWGANPSTSSSSMMPSNFANLDSKSESKISIQNNFGGSMW; encoded by the coding sequence attggtTCCGTTCAATAGTCAATTAGAAATCATCGATAAGGCTATTTTAAATCTTTCCAAGATGCTGCTGAATTCTAATCAATATATCAACGTTCACCGCTCTGGttacaataataacagTGGTAATAATAACCCCCACAACCACTCAAGTAATCAGAATCTGCAAAACAAGTATGCTTTAGCTGCGGTTGCAGCGGCTGCTGCtgttcaacaacaacagcaaaaTTATATGCTTCAACAACAATCCCATCAACAATCTCAACAACAGCAATATAAAGATATCAATCCATATGTGTTCCATGCGCAGGGTATGAGCTTCAATAAAGACCAAGGGGAATTGTCCTCTTCCTCCTCATTGATGTCAGAGAAAAGTGCTCCATTACCCTATGATTTTcagaataatttcattacaTCAAACGGTAGTAACAATTCGGTCTCATCTCCCACGGCTGGGCCGCTAAATCAACTGCCAGCTATTGATCCACAAAATCATGCACTTCAATCACATCTTCAGCCTcaacttcaaaatctttcTCAGCCTCGAATGCCTggttttatttttgatcCTATGGCTTCTGATAATAGCAAAATCAAGTCCAGCTCACCAACTTCGTTGCAATCTCAAGCTACGGCATCATCGAGTAAGGCTAGTAACAATTCACCTCCAAACTTATTCTTGTCCACTTCAAGTTCAGGAGCAAATGCTGTAAATTCAGTTAACTCCAATAATCCTGTTACAACCAACTTTTTGGAGTCACCATCTTTATTATCAGGTggtaaaaatatttcaagcaACTGGCCTGTTAATAGCTCAAATACAAACGCTATTAatcattcttcaatttggGGTGCTAACCCTTCTACGTCGTCTTCATCTATGATGCCTTctaattttgcaaatttagATTCTAAATCTGAAAGTAAGAtttctattcaaaataactTTGGTGGCTCAATGTGGTGA
- a CDS encoding DEHA2G22330p (similar to uniprot|P32837 Saccharomyces cerevisiae YDL210W UGA4 Permease that serves as a gamma-aminobutyrate (GABA) transport protein involved in the utilization of GABA as a nitrogen source) has protein sequence MNTTKSPIHSVTSHGIAAIRSRAGDHLNQIVSNRSEIRIINQDEAVDEGDLLAQIGYKQELNRSYNSLQVFGIAFSIMGLLPSIASTLATGLEAGPVGLTWGWLISGLFILCIGTSMSILSSSIPTSGGLYYWTNYYAPDSIRTPLSFMIGCSNSLALCGGICSINYGFATELLSAIYINRDGNFDITNARIYGVFAACVVSHVIVCCTTTKHTASLQTFSICINVFIIVLFFIAIPVGVSKNYEFNSANFIFTEIDNFRTWDQGWSFMLSWMPAIWTIGAYDSCLHLSEEALNPRKSVPIGILSSIFVCWIVGWIICIVACVAIKDGDVGAVLESSTGSAMAQIIYDALGKSWAVAFMSLIAFAQYLMGASILIAASRQVWAFARDDGLPFFHNFVKVINPKIKVPVRATIFSGCLSLILGLLILIDTTAANALFSLAVAGNYLAWGMPVLLVLLPVGRSRFTPGPFYLGKFWTEIIHITTVSWTGYVIIMCMFPDNKSVSSETMNYTCVINAGIWLLSLVYYFTYGYKKFSGPKTNLDEDKDDSFADVTVIQNVDEVLSKKA, from the exons ATGAATACCACCAAATCTCCTATCCATTCGGTTACTTCTCATGGCATTGCAGCCATTAGATCTCGAGCTGGGGATCACTTGAACCAAATTGTTTCCAACAGGTCTGAAATTCGTATTATAAACCAAGATGAAGCTGTCGACGAAGGTGATCTTTTAGCACAAATAGGCtataaacaagaattgaatagaTCATATAATTCTTTACAGGTCTTCGGGATagcattttcaataatgggCTTATTACCTTCTATTGCATCTACTTTAGCTACCGGCTTGGAGGCAGGTCCAGTTGGTTTAACATGGGGTTGGTTGATAAGTGggttatttattttgtgTATTGGGACCCTGATGTCTATCTTAAGTTCACTGATTCCAACGTCTGGTGGGTTGTATTATTGGACGAATTACTACGCACCAGATCTGATTAGAACTCCATTAAGTTTCATGATTGGCTGTTCAAATTCTTTAGCGTTGTGCGGAGGGATATGTCTGATCAACTACGGGTTTGCAACGGAGTTGCTTTCGgctatttatattaatcGAGATGGAAATTTTGACATTACGAATGCCAGAATATATGGAGTCTTTGCAGCTTGCGTTGTATCTCATGTTATAGTCTGTTGTACAACTACGAAACACACTGCGTCATTGCAGACATTTTCTATTTGTATAAATGTTTTCATCATcgttttattttttattgCAATTCCTGTTGGGGTGTCAAAGAACTACGAATTCAATAGCgctaatttcatttttacaGAAATAGATAACTTCAGAACATGGGATCAAGGTTGGTCTTTCATGCTTTCATGGATGCCAGCTATTTG GACAATCGGTGCTTACGATTCATGTTTGCATTTATCTGAAGAGGCTCTCAATCCAAGGAAATCAGTTCCTATTGGCATTTTAAGTTCCATTTTTGTTTGCTGGATAGTTGGTTGGATAATTTGTATTGTTGCTTGCGTTGCAATTAAAGATGGAGATGTAGGAGCAGTATTAGAAAGCTCAACTGGCCTGGCAATGGCTCAGATTATTTATGATGCATTAGGGAAGAGTTGGGCAGTCGCATTTATGTCTTTAATTGCGTTTGCACAATACCTCATGGGTGCTTCGATTTTAATAGCTGCTTCAAGGCAAGTATGGGCATTTGCTAGAGATGATGGGTTACCGTTTTTCCATAACTTTGTTAAGGTCATAAACCCCAAAATAAAAGTTCCAGTCAGAGCAACAATATTCAGTGGATGCTTATCGTTGATTTTAGGTTTGCTTATCTTAATTGATACCACGGCTGCAAACGCACTCTTCTCCTTAGCCGTGGCTGGAAATTATTTAGCTTGGGGAATGCCTGTTTTATTGGTGCTATTGCCTGTAGGCCGCTCAAGATTCACTCCTGGTCCTTTCTATTTAGGAAAATTCTGGACAGAGATAATTCATATCACCACCGTTTCTTGGACCGGATACGTTATAATAATGTGTATGTTCCCGGATAATAAGTCAGTTTCAAGTGAAACTATGAATTATACTTGCGTTATAAATGCTGGGATTTGGCTTCTTTCGCTCGTCTATTACTTCACCTACGGTTATAAGAAATTCTCAGGCCCCAAGACTAATCTCGATGAAGACAAAGATGATTCATTTGCTGACGTTACAGTAATTCAAAACGTGGATGAAGTTCTTAGTAAAAAAGCTTAA